A genomic region of Salinibacter pepae contains the following coding sequences:
- a CDS encoding ROK family protein, which yields MPVTGVASCRCGGSWGAGRVDPETGVVRSAPSLDWREAPLRECLEDVLDLPVTVANDVRAITHGGWAYGAGRGTDNLVVVSVGTSIGGGIVNDGHVLEGGQGLAGERR from the coding sequence GTGCCTGTCACAGGCGTCGCGTCGTGCCGTTGTGGCGGGAGTTGGGGGGCGGGCCGGGTCGACCCGGAAACGGGCGTCGTCCGGTCGGCCCCGAGCCTCGACTGGCGAGAGGCCCCGCTGCGGGAGTGCCTTGAGGATGTCCTCGACCTGCCGGTGACGGTGGCCAACGATGTGCGCGCCATCACGCATGGGGGGTGGGCCTACGGGGCGGGCCGCGGCACCGACAATTTGGTCGTGGTGTCCGTGGGCACGAGCATTGGTGGGGGCATTGTGAACGACGGGCACGTGCTGGAGGGAGGACAGGGACTCGCGGGCGAGCGACGTTGA
- a CDS encoding MEDS domain-containing protein, with protein MDARTETEENVQEGDVSGVPLGFGGVEADVGDHIAHFFRGGERRFSVLGPYVEAGLRRGDRCVFISRPDVGAALCDWLAERGMDVDEARSADRLILDPGRDTEDDMKRLAERIDASVQEMDESFVRWAGDGEWCLEREITVEEMLRWEALYDEHSSEWQLLALCQFDLAVFESDVIMDALRTHPYCVMGEVVVPNPFHESPETVRQELAGRHRA; from the coding sequence ATGGATGCTCGCACAGAGACCGAAGAAAACGTGCAGGAGGGGGACGTGAGCGGTGTGCCCCTCGGCTTTGGGGGTGTAGAGGCCGATGTGGGCGACCACATTGCCCACTTTTTCCGTGGCGGTGAGCGGCGGTTTTCCGTGCTCGGGCCGTACGTTGAAGCCGGGTTGCGGCGAGGCGACCGGTGCGTATTTATCTCGCGGCCCGACGTAGGGGCGGCCCTGTGCGACTGGCTGGCGGAGCGAGGGATGGATGTCGACGAGGCCCGCTCGGCCGACCGGTTGATCCTGGATCCCGGCCGGGATACGGAGGACGACATGAAGCGCCTCGCCGAACGGATCGACGCGAGCGTCCAGGAGATGGACGAGTCGTTCGTTCGGTGGGCCGGGGACGGCGAGTGGTGCCTGGAACGGGAGATCACGGTAGAAGAGATGCTGCGCTGGGAAGCGCTCTACGACGAGCACTCGTCGGAGTGGCAACTGCTGGCGCTGTGCCAGTTCGACCTGGCTGTTTTCGAGAGCGACGTCATCATGGACGCACTCCGCACGCATCCGTACTGCGTGATGGGGGAGGTCGTGGTGCCGAATCCGTTCCACGAGTCCCCGGAAACGGTGCGGCAGGAGCTGGCCGGTCGCCACCGCGCGTAG
- a CDS encoding cupredoxin domain-containing protein — MRLCLWAFGLLVLGGNLLAGPVVAQTTGAPAATVGMTNTLSFTQDTVRVEVGETVRWKNTSVIVHTVTADPERATVDESMRLPDGATPFHSGDLEPEATFEYTFETPGRYRYFCVPHEAAMRGVVIVEPVEEDGQGAYEKRGSTKKPHPEAGTSIPQPQSVTR; from the coding sequence GTGCGTCTCTGCCTTTGGGCCTTCGGGCTTCTGGTGCTAGGGGGGAACCTGCTCGCCGGCCCCGTCGTCGCCCAGACCACCGGGGCGCCGGCCGCGACCGTGGGCATGACCAACACCCTGTCGTTCACGCAGGACACGGTGCGCGTGGAGGTCGGAGAGACGGTGCGGTGGAAAAACACCTCTGTGATTGTGCATACGGTTACGGCCGACCCCGAAAGGGCCACCGTGGACGAGAGCATGCGTCTCCCGGACGGCGCGACGCCGTTCCATTCCGGCGACCTGGAGCCGGAGGCGACGTTCGAGTACACCTTCGAGACCCCGGGTCGGTACCGCTACTTCTGCGTGCCGCACGAGGCGGCGATGCGTGGGGTTGTGATTGTGGAGCCGGTTGAGGAGGACGGCCAAGGCGCGTACGAAAAAAGAGGCTCCACCAAAAAGCCTCATCCGGAGGCCGGGACGTCCATCCCCCAGCCCCAATCCGTCACACGGTAG
- a CDS encoding DeoR/GlpR family DNA-binding transcription regulator, which translates to MASLDPAERRSYVLDQLDEKGHVSVQDLGNELDVSDVTIRKDLQFLEDQNLVIRTHGGALSADRFAYDVPFEKKAQRQKEEKRRIGKKAAQMVTDQDTVILDSGTTTLQVLRGLKNREVEDLTVSTNSIHIALETVGISAIEVLLLGGSVRSKSASVVGPYAEQMLRDHAFSKLFLAGDGLDLGHGLTTTDDQEAHLNQLMIESADQTIAVVDSSKFGRRGLCRICKTEAIDVLITDATPDDIDQRLAEQNIRVVVA; encoded by the coding sequence GTGGCCTCTCTTGATCCTGCCGAACGGCGTAGCTATGTCCTCGACCAGTTGGACGAGAAGGGGCACGTATCCGTTCAGGACCTCGGCAACGAACTGGACGTCTCTGACGTTACGATCCGAAAGGATCTCCAATTCCTAGAGGATCAGAACCTCGTGATCCGAACCCACGGGGGGGCCCTTTCGGCCGATCGTTTCGCGTACGATGTCCCCTTCGAGAAGAAGGCCCAGCGTCAGAAGGAGGAGAAGCGTCGCATCGGGAAGAAGGCCGCTCAAATGGTCACAGATCAGGATACCGTGATCCTCGATTCAGGAACGACGACCCTTCAGGTCCTCCGGGGCCTCAAAAATCGGGAGGTCGAAGACCTGACCGTTTCGACCAACTCCATTCACATCGCGTTGGAGACCGTGGGTATTTCTGCGATTGAAGTGTTGTTGCTCGGCGGGTCGGTTCGCTCCAAATCCGCCTCGGTCGTGGGGCCGTACGCCGAGCAGATGCTTCGAGACCATGCTTTTAGCAAGCTGTTCCTTGCCGGAGATGGGCTCGATCTTGGACACGGCCTGACGACGACTGATGATCAAGAGGCCCATCTGAACCAGCTGATGATCGAGTCCGCCGACCAAACCATTGCCGTCGTGGACTCTTCGAAGTTCGGGCGCCGAGGGCTCTGCCGAATTTGCAAAACGGAGGCAATCGATGTGCTAATTACCGACGCCACCCCTGATGACATCGATCAGCGGCTGGCAGAGCAAAACATACGCGTCGTGGTTGCTTGA
- a CDS encoding methyl-accepting chemotaxis protein, whose product MIPTILVVGLGVVAAGVVVSMRIGDDVRRAAQEKAKSSTARFTERMQAINRLRLQMVRSGIRALKDEAQQLGTPALRGRTSLEGKAVPDLQFGRVSQVGRYQLPDQVTEQLGGTATLFARDGDTFVRVSTNVTKDDGSRAVGTVLNPDGNAYAAITDGESYYGMVDILGDKYLTGYEPMRDAQGDVVGIWYVGYELSGMTALQASVQETRILENGFLAVLDEEGEVMFNSKHISPNTLQSALANEGRASKEGRSKGKAWNVRRSTFEAWGFTIVAAYPNRDINAKLTGVRRMILLFSSVVLVIIAGILYMAARRTVIVPIQELAAAADAAADGDYSVHVERDTQDEVGRLAASFNTMVRQIQEAMTQMEEKSEAAHEAAREAKAAKAKANEQRAYLSENIETMLDAMNRFADGDLTVQARLEDGDGDLSDQKAMMDRLFEEFNQAVRSIRRLLSEVREAAEATASSAGQISSSSDQMAASAEEQSAQSEEVAAAVEELNQTIGENAKSVQSVAEAAGDGSRQARTGQDVVSEATAKIKEIAADVQDTAETIGRLQDSSEQISTVVETIDEIADQTNLLALNAAIEAARAGGDEAGAETGQGFAVVAEEVRALASETEAATSEIEGIIGEVQSEIDEAVQAARRSSSNAEDGIELSEKASETLGEIVSSIERVEQKADEIAAASEEQSTTSEQIARSVQSISTAAQQSAAGVAQVSEAAGHLDDLTDRLREGVERFALEEQSRTGRDPRPADHGGDGSLSGAGHLEGKG is encoded by the coding sequence ATGATTCCGACTATTCTCGTGGTCGGACTGGGCGTGGTGGCAGCGGGGGTTGTCGTCTCGATGCGAATCGGCGACGACGTCCGGCGAGCCGCCCAGGAGAAAGCCAAAAGCAGTACGGCGCGCTTCACAGAGCGGATGCAAGCCATCAACCGGCTCCGCCTGCAGATGGTACGCAGCGGAATACGGGCCCTAAAAGACGAGGCCCAGCAACTCGGCACCCCTGCTCTGCGAGGACGCACGTCGCTTGAGGGGAAAGCGGTGCCGGACCTGCAGTTTGGCCGTGTCAGTCAGGTGGGCCGCTATCAACTGCCGGATCAGGTTACCGAGCAACTTGGGGGGACGGCCACGCTGTTTGCGCGCGACGGCGACACGTTCGTTCGCGTTAGCACCAACGTGACAAAAGACGACGGCAGCCGAGCCGTGGGAACTGTTCTGAATCCGGACGGCAACGCCTACGCGGCCATCACCGACGGGGAGTCCTACTACGGAATGGTCGACATCTTGGGGGACAAATACCTGACGGGATACGAACCGATGCGGGATGCCCAGGGCGACGTGGTGGGCATCTGGTACGTAGGGTATGAGCTGAGTGGCATGACGGCGCTTCAAGCATCTGTCCAGGAGACCCGCATCTTGGAGAACGGGTTCTTGGCTGTGCTGGACGAGGAAGGAGAGGTTATGTTCAACTCAAAGCACATCAGCCCCAACACGCTACAGTCTGCACTTGCCAATGAGGGGCGGGCCAGTAAAGAGGGGCGCAGCAAAGGAAAAGCGTGGAACGTGCGGCGGTCAACCTTCGAAGCGTGGGGATTCACAATTGTCGCCGCCTATCCGAATCGTGACATCAATGCCAAGCTCACTGGCGTACGGAGGATGATTCTTCTCTTCAGCAGTGTCGTCCTCGTCATCATCGCCGGCATCCTGTACATGGCGGCGCGGCGGACGGTTATTGTCCCGATACAGGAGTTGGCCGCTGCCGCAGATGCTGCCGCGGACGGGGATTACAGCGTGCACGTGGAGCGCGACACACAGGATGAGGTGGGGCGACTGGCCGCTTCATTCAACACGATGGTGCGCCAAATCCAAGAGGCAATGACCCAGATGGAAGAGAAAAGTGAGGCGGCTCACGAGGCGGCCCGCGAGGCGAAGGCCGCCAAGGCCAAAGCGAATGAGCAGCGTGCCTATCTCAGCGAGAACATCGAGACGATGCTGGACGCGATGAACCGGTTCGCCGACGGGGACCTGACAGTGCAGGCACGCCTTGAGGACGGCGACGGCGATCTCAGCGACCAAAAGGCCATGATGGACCGCCTCTTCGAGGAATTCAACCAGGCGGTGAGGAGCATTCGCCGGCTTCTCTCAGAGGTGAGAGAGGCGGCCGAAGCGACCGCTTCGTCGGCGGGCCAGATCAGCTCGTCGTCGGATCAGATGGCCGCCAGCGCGGAGGAGCAGTCCGCCCAGTCCGAGGAGGTCGCCGCGGCCGTTGAGGAGCTCAACCAGACGATCGGCGAGAACGCCAAAAGCGTCCAATCGGTTGCCGAGGCGGCCGGGGACGGCAGCCGCCAGGCCCGAACCGGGCAAGACGTGGTCTCGGAGGCCACCGCGAAGATCAAAGAGATTGCGGCCGACGTGCAGGACACGGCCGAAACCATTGGCCGCCTCCAGGACTCCAGCGAGCAGATCAGCACGGTGGTCGAGACGATTGACGAGATTGCGGACCAGACCAACCTGTTGGCCCTCAACGCAGCCATCGAAGCGGCGCGGGCCGGCGGGGACGAGGCCGGGGCCGAGACCGGGCAGGGGTTTGCCGTGGTTGCCGAGGAGGTGCGGGCGCTTGCCAGCGAGACGGAGGCGGCCACCTCCGAGATCGAAGGCATCATCGGAGAGGTGCAGTCGGAAATCGACGAGGCCGTCCAGGCGGCGCGGCGAAGCAGTTCGAACGCGGAGGACGGAATTGAGCTGTCCGAGAAGGCGAGCGAGACCCTCGGCGAGATTGTCTCTTCCATCGAGCGGGTTGAGCAGAAAGCCGACGAGATCGCGGCGGCCTCCGAAGAGCAGTCCACCACCAGCGAGCAGATCGCCCGGAGCGTGCAGTCGATCTCGACGGCGGCCCAGCAGTCGGCGGCAGGGGTTGCCCAAGTGTCCGAGGCGGCCGGTCACCTGGACGACCTCACCGATCGGCTCCGTGAAGGCGTCGAGCGGTTCGCTCTCGAAGAGCAAAGCAGAACTGGACGTGACCCGAGACCGGCTGACCACGGAGGCGATGGATCCCTTTCTGGAGCTGGGCATCTGGAGGGCAAAGGATAA
- a CDS encoding response regulator → MNSPVVTEHIDLLLVEDQPSDAELTLRALRDLDLTKRFHRIGDGAQALDFLFGRAAHADRSVADAPGLILLDLKLPKVSGHEVLRALKSDERTRHIPVVVLSSSGERSDVERCYALGANSYVVKPVDFDAFTNTVQRIGTYWLQMNETCGA, encoded by the coding sequence ATGAACAGCCCCGTCGTGACCGAGCACATTGACCTTTTGCTGGTGGAGGACCAGCCGTCCGACGCCGAGCTCACCCTGCGCGCGCTCCGCGACCTCGATCTTACAAAGCGCTTTCACCGGATCGGGGACGGGGCGCAGGCCCTCGACTTCCTCTTCGGACGCGCGGCCCACGCCGACCGGAGCGTGGCGGACGCGCCGGGCCTCATCCTGCTGGACCTGAAGCTGCCAAAGGTGAGCGGCCACGAGGTGCTCCGGGCCCTCAAGTCCGACGAGCGAACCCGACACATCCCCGTCGTCGTGCTGTCCTCGTCGGGGGAGCGCAGCGACGTGGAGCGGTGCTACGCCCTCGGGGCCAACAGCTACGTCGTGAAACCGGTCGACTTCGACGCGTTCACGAACACTGTGCAGCGCATCGGCACCTACTGGCTCCAAATGAATGAGACGTGTGGGGCGTGA
- a CDS encoding GAF domain-containing protein translates to MEASHYTSDLDPSSVLGFGSALAMLDSTEEVARLLTGALRSMGLADLQAVVLDSSADDPTRVFGSLGTRPLPGPVVDELRRGAPFPDTADARGTPSHHRVEVPEESALADQGIDHLATVRLGTLDQEFGRVVAGLRADDTHTSLQLSSLQMMAAQASMALHRIALHREQAAQQEALRESEARYRELYENAPVAYLSATAEGKIRMANRRATELFGASREALTGRSIPNFCASTPTGQEAAQRLAECLRSGAPVRDDEVELCLPDGGRVWVSLTMRPIEAGDRASDRLVMMVDVTERRRMESALREARNELERRVKERTAELEQANEHLEQRTRRLQALRDIDQAILAAESPEEIATATLRRAREIMLFHRASVSVVDWEAERAQVLATRQEDETLAGGTTIPLDDFFLTDALRAGEADTIDDLAARSSSGVAETVKDLGVRSVLCLPMMDDEELLGLLQIGRTRPQAFTDEDRRVGTELADHLAIALRQAHLRQRVETRTTALEQANDRLAHQTQRLQTLRDIDQAILAAESPEEIATEAIRRVRSILPYESATVTVTDWEAGTAHVLAAADNVLAAPSTLPLDEVYLSDTLRAGDTEVLSVEAYEPVPEAEARMQEMGLQSILCVPMVVEEQVIGVVHVGRTQPEAFADEDRRVGRELADHMAIALRQSQLLEEVQAQRERLEERVQERTEELESFTYSVSHDLRTPLRAIDGYTRILREDHADQLDEEGRRLLDVVHESTQTMGTLIDDLLTLSRLGRHEMNRVPIDMQALAQETIDEVRRAHATEAVTFDLAALPAAAGDRSMIRHVFSNLLANAVKFTQTESDPRVEVSGEVRDGKRVFVVRDNGVGFDPDRADALFGVFERAHEADDFEGTGVGLAIVDRIVRRHNGRVWAKGKEGEGASFFFALPSPDTETP, encoded by the coding sequence ATGGAGGCCTCCCACTACACATCGGACCTCGACCCCTCGTCGGTCCTCGGCTTCGGGTCGGCCCTGGCCATGCTCGACTCGACCGAGGAAGTGGCCCGTCTCCTTACAGGGGCCCTGCGGTCGATGGGCCTCGCGGACCTGCAGGCCGTGGTGCTGGATTCGAGCGCCGACGACCCGACACGCGTGTTTGGGAGTCTCGGCACCCGCCCGCTGCCCGGCCCGGTCGTCGACGAACTGCGCCGGGGGGCTCCCTTCCCCGACACGGCCGACGCACGCGGCACGCCGTCGCACCACCGGGTGGAGGTGCCCGAGGAGAGTGCCCTCGCCGACCAGGGCATCGATCACCTCGCTACCGTTCGGCTGGGCACCCTCGACCAGGAGTTTGGCAGGGTGGTGGCGGGCCTGCGCGCGGACGACACCCATACGTCGCTGCAGCTGTCGTCGCTGCAGATGATGGCCGCGCAGGCGTCGATGGCGCTGCATCGAATCGCGCTCCACCGGGAGCAGGCCGCCCAGCAGGAGGCCCTCCGCGAGAGCGAGGCGCGCTACCGCGAACTGTACGAGAACGCCCCCGTGGCCTACCTCTCCGCCACCGCCGAGGGTAAGATCCGCATGGCCAATCGGCGGGCGACCGAGCTGTTTGGGGCCTCCAGGGAGGCGCTCACAGGGCGCTCGATCCCCAACTTTTGTGCCAGTACGCCCACCGGCCAGGAGGCCGCCCAGCGGCTGGCGGAGTGCCTCCGGAGCGGAGCACCGGTGCGCGACGACGAGGTGGAGCTGTGCCTCCCCGACGGGGGACGCGTCTGGGTGAGCCTCACGATGCGGCCCATCGAGGCGGGCGACCGGGCCAGCGATCGCCTTGTCATGATGGTCGACGTGACCGAGCGGCGCCGGATGGAATCAGCCCTGCGCGAGGCTAGAAATGAGTTGGAGCGTCGTGTAAAGGAGCGGACGGCGGAGCTGGAACAGGCCAACGAGCACCTCGAACAGCGCACGCGCCGCCTCCAGGCGCTCCGCGACATCGACCAGGCCATCCTGGCCGCCGAGTCGCCCGAGGAGATCGCCACGGCCACGCTCCGGCGCGCCCGCGAGATTATGCTTTTTCATCGGGCCAGCGTGTCGGTCGTCGACTGGGAGGCGGAGCGCGCACAGGTGCTCGCCACTCGTCAAGAGGACGAGACCTTGGCGGGGGGGACCACAATTCCCCTCGACGACTTTTTTCTGACCGATGCCCTGCGGGCGGGCGAGGCGGACACGATCGACGACCTCGCGGCCCGGTCGTCCTCGGGGGTCGCCGAGACGGTGAAGGACCTCGGCGTCCGGTCCGTCCTCTGCCTCCCGATGATGGACGACGAGGAGCTCCTCGGCCTTCTTCAGATCGGGCGCACGCGCCCCCAAGCCTTCACGGACGAGGACCGGCGCGTGGGCACGGAGCTGGCCGACCACCTCGCCATCGCGCTCCGCCAGGCCCACCTGCGGCAGCGGGTCGAGACGCGCACCACCGCGCTCGAGCAGGCCAACGACCGCCTGGCCCACCAGACGCAGCGCCTGCAGACCCTCCGCGACATCGACCAGGCCATCCTGGCCGCCGAGTCGCCCGAGGAGATCGCCACGGAGGCGATCCGCCGCGTGCGGTCCATCCTGCCGTACGAGAGCGCCACCGTGACGGTCACGGACTGGGAGGCCGGAACGGCCCACGTGCTGGCCGCCGCGGACAACGTACTGGCCGCCCCCTCCACCCTTCCGCTCGACGAGGTCTACCTCAGCGACACCCTGCGGGCCGGCGACACCGAGGTGCTGTCCGTTGAGGCCTACGAGCCGGTGCCGGAGGCGGAGGCCCGCATGCAGGAGATGGGGCTCCAGTCCATCCTCTGCGTCCCGATGGTCGTCGAGGAGCAGGTGATCGGCGTCGTGCACGTGGGTCGCACCCAGCCCGAGGCCTTCGCGGACGAGGACCGACGGGTTGGGCGCGAGTTGGCCGACCACATGGCCATCGCCCTCCGACAGAGCCAGCTTCTGGAAGAGGTGCAGGCCCAGCGCGAGCGGCTCGAAGAGCGGGTGCAGGAGCGCACCGAAGAGCTGGAGTCGTTTACCTACTCGGTGTCCCACGACCTGCGCACTCCCCTCCGCGCCATCGACGGCTACACGCGCATCCTGAGGGAGGACCACGCCGATCAGCTCGACGAAGAGGGCCGGCGCCTGCTCGACGTGGTGCACGAGAGCACACAGACGATGGGGACCCTCATCGACGACCTGCTCACGCTCTCGCGCCTGGGCCGCCACGAGATGAACCGCGTACCGATCGACATGCAGGCCCTCGCACAGGAGACGATCGACGAGGTGCGCCGGGCCCACGCCACCGAGGCGGTGACGTTCGACCTCGCCGCCCTCCCCGCGGCGGCGGGGGACCGGTCCATGATCCGGCACGTGTTCTCCAATTTGCTGGCCAACGCCGTCAAGTTTACGCAAACCGAATCGGATCCCCGGGTTGAAGTGTCCGGAGAGGTTCGAGACGGCAAGCGGGTGTTCGTGGTGCGCGACAACGGCGTGGGGTTTGACCCGGACCGGGCCGATGCGCTCTTCGGGGTGTTCGAGCGGGCCCACGAAGCAGACGACTTCGAGGGCACGGGCGTGGGGCTGGCCATCGTGGACCGAATCGTGCGTCGCCACAATGGGCGGGTGTGGGCTAAGGGCAAGGAGGGCGAGGGGGCCTCCTTCTTTTTTGCCCTGCCCTCTCCGGACACTGAAACGCCGTAG
- a CDS encoding sensor histidine kinase: MPMLSRLAFSALPFVALLGSAGYTVVAAYRLRDWRPALFVGVLVLMAIHQGNELLVCAERGTEAALSGFGEYPETTANLLASAATVLLLRFVTRERDLSERLRSLTGTLEERVRERTEELESFAYSVSHDLRVPLRAIDGYTQLLKQNHAPQLNEEGRRLLTAVRDNTRTMGTLIDDLLALSRVGHCEMTFRPLDMNSLVQDAINDLRRTEAATGGVEFDVQPLPPAAGDPSMVRQAVLNVLSNAVKFSRREPAPRVEVRGTEADEEVVFSVHDNGVGFDMAYTDKLFGVFERLHEETAFEGTGVGLAIVDRAVRRHDGRVWAESTEGDGTTVYFSLPRPTDLYEQPRRDRAH; this comes from the coding sequence ATGCCGATGCTCAGCCGACTCGCCTTTTCCGCCCTTCCCTTCGTCGCACTTCTCGGAAGTGCCGGCTACACGGTCGTGGCCGCCTACCGGCTTCGGGACTGGCGGCCCGCGCTCTTCGTCGGGGTCCTCGTGCTCATGGCCATCCACCAGGGAAACGAGCTGCTCGTGTGTGCCGAACGCGGCACGGAGGCCGCGCTGTCGGGCTTCGGGGAGTACCCCGAGACGACGGCAAACCTCCTGGCAAGCGCCGCCACCGTGCTGTTGCTCCGCTTCGTTACCCGGGAACGGGACCTGTCCGAACGGCTCCGCAGCCTGACCGGCACGCTCGAAGAGCGGGTGCGGGAACGGACCGAAGAGCTCGAATCGTTTGCCTACTCGGTGTCCCACGACCTGCGGGTCCCCCTCCGCGCCATCGACGGCTACACGCAGCTCCTCAAACAAAACCACGCCCCCCAGCTCAACGAGGAAGGCCGGCGCCTCCTGACGGCCGTCCGGGACAACACCCGGACGATGGGCACCCTCATCGACGACCTGCTCGCGCTCTCGCGCGTCGGACACTGTGAGATGACGTTTCGTCCCCTCGACATGAACAGTCTCGTTCAGGATGCCATCAACGACCTGCGGCGGACGGAGGCGGCCACCGGCGGCGTGGAATTTGACGTGCAGCCCCTCCCTCCCGCCGCCGGCGACCCGTCGATGGTGCGCCAGGCCGTTCTGAACGTGCTGTCCAACGCCGTCAAGTTTTCCCGCCGCGAGCCCGCCCCCCGGGTGGAGGTGCGCGGCACCGAGGCCGACGAGGAGGTCGTCTTCTCCGTGCACGACAACGGCGTGGGGTTCGACATGGCGTACACCGACAAGCTCTTCGGCGTCTTTGAGCGCCTCCACGAGGAGACGGCGTTCGAGGGCACTGGGGTGGGCCTGGCCATCGTCGATCGCGCCGTGCGCCGCCACGACGGCCGGGTATGGGCCGAGAGCACGGAGGGGGACGGAACCACCGTATATTTCTCGCTGCCACGCCCCACCGACCTGTATGAACAGCCCCGTCGTGACCGAGCACATTGA
- a CDS encoding RNA polymerase sigma factor, protein MPDSASPLTDDELEALRNRDPDAVRRWIHGNRDYIHSVLQRYSSSSERARDLVQETFFQALRSLPNFRGDSKVTTWLHSIAKNVALSQHREDQRHSYLEEDTLEHVQAGTTPEKSMGSNPLKETQAAQKYTLLHEAMEELSESYRRIIRLRDLEERSTKEVAEQLDLTRVNVRVRLHRARRALRDALQSRFDDAYRETYEMAA, encoded by the coding sequence ATGCCCGATTCTGCCTCTCCCCTGACCGACGACGAGCTTGAGGCCCTTCGCAATCGCGATCCGGACGCTGTCCGCCGCTGGATCCACGGCAACCGCGACTACATCCACAGCGTCCTCCAGCGGTATTCCAGCAGTTCTGAGCGGGCGCGCGACCTCGTGCAGGAAACCTTCTTTCAGGCCCTGCGGAGCCTGCCGAACTTCCGGGGCGACTCGAAGGTCACGACGTGGCTCCACAGCATTGCCAAGAACGTGGCCCTGAGCCAGCACCGCGAAGACCAGCGGCACAGCTACCTGGAGGAAGACACGCTCGAACACGTCCAGGCGGGCACGACGCCCGAAAAGTCTATGGGCTCCAATCCCTTGAAAGAGACCCAGGCGGCCCAGAAGTACACCCTTCTCCACGAGGCAATGGAAGAGCTGTCTGAGTCCTATCGTCGGATTATTCGTCTTCGCGATCTCGAAGAGCGATCGACAAAAGAAGTCGCCGAGCAGCTTGACCTAACGCGAGTCAACGTTCGGGTTCGTCTCCACCGTGCCCGCAGGGCCCTGCGGGACGCGCTGCAGTCCCGTTTCGACGACGCATACCGAGAGACGTACGAGATGGCTGCGTAG